One part of the Corynebacterium sp. CNCTC7651 genome encodes these proteins:
- a CDS encoding Rv3654c family TadE-like protein yields the protein MRDDDGSATITSAGIIAAVVALAFAMLTIAAGVADQHRAAVAADLAAVAGATAYYAGADACQVADTTATLNGAQLASCEVVAGDVVVKVTRGRANAAARAGPA from the coding sequence TTGCGTGACGACGACGGCTCCGCCACCATCACCTCCGCCGGAATCATCGCGGCTGTTGTGGCGCTGGCGTTTGCCATGCTCACGATCGCCGCAGGTGTTGCGGACCAGCACCGCGCGGCGGTGGCGGCGGATCTCGCGGCCGTGGCCGGTGCCACCGCCTACTACGCGGGCGCGGATGCGTGCCAGGTGGCCGACACCACGGCCACGCTCAACGGCGCGCAGCTCGCGTCCTGCGAGGTGGTGGCGGGCGACGTGGTGGTGAAAGTCACCAGGGGCCGGGCCAACGCCGCTGCCCGCGCCGGGCCGGCCTAG
- a CDS encoding DEAD/DEAH box helicase, which translates to MVDYGASLVETLRRHFPDSAITHLETVPASPATYAPWPEWVEPSLKHLLIDAGIQRPYSHQTACAELAWAGRDVVIATGTSSGKSLGYQLPVLSALAADPRACAMYITPTKALGSDQLAATMKMVHSTIGPLEEIYPAPYDGDTPTEARAGIREQTRFVFTNPDMLHAGILPGHARWARLLRHLKYVVVDECHTYRGVFGANVSLVLRRLLRIAAAYGAQPVVIFASATAADPAAQASRLCGRDVVAVTEDGAPTGERTIALWEPGFIEGAEGENGAPVRYAATTEAAAIMGTLVAEGARTLTFVRSRRAAEIVAMRAQEELVMLGRPDFAARIASYRAGYLAEDRWALERALDNGDLLGMATTNALELGIDVGGLDAVVMAGFPGTVASFRQQAGRAGRRGQHSVVVMVARDEPMDTYLVHHPEALLGRPVENSVFNPANPYILRGHVYCAAVERALTPADVAAFDAADVVAELEEAGYLRRRGDRWFAVPQLEREPTPETAHAAVSLRGGTGQEIAIVDISDGRLLGTVDAGKAMSQVHDGAVYIHQGEYFVVQELNLEDYVALVAPERPDYSTQARSTTDITILGDAHALVNPSPGLWVASVDVEVTDRVTGYVVRLNDGTVSEHIPLDLPEQRLITRAVAYTIDPLTLEAMGISAGEIPGALHAAEHAAIGLLPLLATCDRWDIGGVSTALHQDTLLPTVFVYDGHPGGAGFADEGFARFHEWITATYEAVHSCGCEDGCPSCVQSPKCGNGNQPLDKHAALKLLGALVTMTAEA; encoded by the coding sequence ATGGTTGATTACGGGGCCTCACTAGTAGAAACGCTGCGGCGCCACTTTCCCGACTCCGCAATCACTCACCTCGAAACCGTTCCCGCGTCCCCCGCCACCTACGCACCGTGGCCGGAGTGGGTGGAGCCGTCCTTGAAGCACTTGCTTATCGACGCCGGAATCCAACGCCCCTACTCCCACCAAACCGCCTGCGCCGAATTGGCGTGGGCGGGGCGCGACGTGGTGATAGCCACGGGCACCTCCTCCGGCAAGTCCCTGGGCTACCAACTTCCGGTGCTTTCTGCCCTGGCGGCGGACCCGCGCGCATGCGCCATGTACATCACGCCGACGAAGGCGCTGGGCTCGGACCAGCTGGCGGCGACGATGAAGATGGTGCACAGCACCATTGGGCCCCTCGAGGAGATCTACCCAGCGCCCTACGACGGCGACACCCCCACTGAAGCCCGCGCTGGCATCCGCGAACAAACCCGCTTTGTGTTCACCAACCCGGACATGCTGCACGCAGGCATCCTGCCTGGGCATGCCCGGTGGGCCCGCTTGCTGCGGCACCTGAAGTACGTGGTGGTGGATGAGTGCCACACCTACCGCGGCGTGTTCGGCGCAAACGTGTCGCTGGTGCTGCGCCGCCTGCTGCGCATCGCTGCGGCGTATGGCGCGCAGCCCGTGGTCATCTTCGCCTCCGCCACGGCCGCGGACCCTGCGGCGCAGGCTTCGCGGCTGTGTGGCCGTGACGTGGTGGCGGTGACCGAAGACGGCGCCCCAACCGGCGAACGCACCATCGCCCTGTGGGAGCCCGGATTCATCGAGGGTGCGGAGGGAGAAAACGGCGCACCCGTGCGTTACGCCGCTACCACCGAAGCCGCCGCAATCATGGGCACGCTTGTGGCTGAGGGCGCGCGCACCCTCACTTTTGTGCGCTCGCGGCGGGCGGCGGAAATCGTTGCTATGCGTGCGCAAGAGGAATTAGTCATGCTAGGCCGCCCGGACTTCGCGGCGCGCATTGCCTCCTACCGCGCCGGGTACCTCGCGGAGGACCGCTGGGCTCTCGAGCGCGCCCTAGATAATGGCGATTTGCTGGGGATGGCGACAACGAATGCCCTTGAGCTTGGCATCGACGTGGGCGGCCTCGATGCCGTCGTGATGGCCGGGTTCCCCGGCACGGTAGCCTCCTTCCGCCAGCAGGCAGGACGTGCGGGCCGGCGCGGCCAGCACTCCGTGGTGGTCATGGTGGCCCGCGATGAGCCGATGGACACCTACCTGGTCCACCACCCGGAAGCACTGCTCGGCCGCCCGGTGGAAAACAGCGTGTTCAACCCGGCGAACCCCTACATCCTGCGCGGTCACGTGTATTGCGCTGCCGTGGAGCGGGCGCTCACACCTGCAGATGTCGCCGCGTTCGATGCCGCCGACGTGGTGGCCGAGCTGGAAGAAGCCGGCTACCTGCGTCGGCGCGGCGACCGCTGGTTCGCCGTCCCCCAGCTGGAGCGCGAGCCCACGCCGGAGACCGCCCACGCAGCGGTCAGTCTGCGCGGCGGCACCGGGCAAGAAATAGCCATCGTGGACATCTCAGACGGCAGGCTGCTGGGCACCGTCGACGCCGGCAAGGCCATGAGCCAGGTCCACGACGGAGCCGTGTACATCCACCAGGGCGAGTACTTCGTGGTGCAGGAACTGAACCTGGAGGACTATGTGGCACTGGTGGCACCCGAGCGGCCCGACTACTCCACGCAAGCGCGCTCCACCACGGACATCACCATTCTCGGCGACGCGCACGCGCTGGTGAACCCGTCCCCCGGCCTGTGGGTGGCCAGCGTGGACGTGGAGGTGACGGACCGCGTGACCGGCTACGTCGTCCGGCTCAACGACGGCACCGTCAGCGAGCACATCCCACTGGACCTGCCGGAGCAGCGCCTGATCACCCGTGCCGTGGCCTACACGATTGACCCGCTCACCCTCGAGGCGATGGGGATCAGCGCAGGCGAGATCCCCGGGGCACTCCACGCTGCGGAGCACGCCGCGATCGGCCTGTTGCCCCTGCTGGCCACCTGCGATAGGTGGGACATCGGCGGCGTCTCCACCGCCCTGCATCAGGACACCCTCCTTCCTACGGTGTTTGTGTACGACGGGCACCCCGGCGGAGCCGGGTTTGCCGACGAAGGTTTCGCCCGCTTCCACGAATGGATCACCGCAACGTATGAAGCGGTCCACTCCTGCGGCTGCGAGGACGGGTGCCCGTCGTGCGTGCAATCGCCCAAGTGCGGCAACGGCAACCAGCCGCTGGACAAGCACGCCGCGCTCAAGCTTTTGGGCGCGCTGGTCACCATGACGGCGGAAGCCTAG
- a CDS encoding cold-shock protein, giving the protein MATGTVKWFNAEKGFGFIAPDDGSSDVFVHYSEIQGSGFRTLEENQQVEFEIGEGAKGPQAQQVRAI; this is encoded by the coding sequence ATGGCAACCGGCACCGTGAAGTGGTTCAACGCCGAAAAGGGTTTCGGCTTCATCGCACCGGACGACGGCTCCTCTGACGTCTTCGTCCACTACTCCGAGATCCAGGGCTCCGGCTTCCGCACCCTCGAGGAAAACCAGCAGGTTGAGTTCGAGATCGGCGAGGGCGCTAAGGGTCCGCAGGCGCAGCAGGTGCGCGCGATTTAG
- a CDS encoding DedA family protein — MVDSLIGFLHELMAMPVFYPLVSLLIVGDALIPFIPSETVLNLSGAFAASQGVPSIRGVMIAAIIGGIIGDNLCFAFGGRLIGVVNRLDPESKAGQAISWVRRNMKRGAGITVLVARFIPWARWVATIVLGSVRYNWFAFFIYDTIGVIIWAVLGVGLGYIGGSLLSQFPLLGMAAGLLLGSFVGFLIQRAQAKLFEWYDVRRGISAV; from the coding sequence ATGGTGGATAGCCTGATTGGGTTCCTGCACGAACTCATGGCGATGCCGGTCTTTTACCCGCTGGTCAGCTTGCTGATCGTGGGCGATGCGTTGATCCCGTTCATCCCCAGCGAGACCGTGCTCAACCTCTCCGGCGCATTCGCCGCGTCCCAAGGGGTACCCAGCATCCGCGGTGTCATGATCGCGGCAATCATCGGCGGCATAATCGGCGACAACCTCTGCTTCGCTTTCGGCGGGCGCCTCATTGGCGTGGTTAACCGCCTCGACCCGGAATCCAAGGCCGGCCAGGCGATTAGCTGGGTGCGCCGCAACATGAAACGCGGCGCCGGCATCACCGTCCTGGTTGCTCGCTTCATCCCGTGGGCCCGCTGGGTGGCAACCATTGTTCTCGGCTCAGTGCGCTACAACTGGTTCGCGTTCTTTATCTACGACACCATCGGTGTCATCATCTGGGCCGTCCTCGGCGTGGGCCTGGGATACATCGGCGGATCCCTGCTTTCACAGTTCCCGCTGCTGGGCATGGCCGCCGGCCTGCTGCTGGGTTCTTTCGTGGGCTTCTTGATCCAGCGCGCCCAAGCCAAACTGTTTGAGTGGTACGACGTGCGCCGCGGCATCTCTGCCGTGTAG
- the topA gene encoding type I DNA topoisomerase, producing MAANGKANGKTLVIVESATKAKKIQKYLGDDYIVEASVGHIRDLPGRAADIPAKYKNEPWAKLGVNPEDAFTPIYVVSPDKKKKVADLKAKLKQSDKLLLATDPDREGEAIAWHLLETLKPTVPVERMVFNEITESAIREAAENTRELDMDLVDAQETRRILDRLYGYEVSPVLWKKVMPRLSAGRVQSVATRVIVERERERMAFIAAEYWDLTATVRPQAGEKTEFEAKLTALDGTRVAQGRDFDDRGRVKAGDVVIVDKQRAQALAADLDGADFAVTSVEEKPYTRRPYAPFMTSTLQQEAGRKLHFTSARTMRIAQRLYENGHITYMRTDSTALSKQGLDAARSAATELYGANYVSKSPRVYARKVKNSQEAHEAIRPAGERFATPGQLAGSLDAEEFKLYELIWQRTVASQMEDARGNSTKVTLQATASGQNGSETAEFAATGRTITFPGWLRAYSDTQDKETHLPQVAEGDVLDAAKVTADGHTTNPPARYTEASLVKKMEDLGIGRPSTYASIIKTIQDRGYVVTRGNALVPTWVAFSVVGLMENNFDALVDYDFTSSMEDELDEIAHGNEDRTQWLTSFYFGDAEANDSMAEAVARRGGLKHLIEANLENIDAREANSLKLFDDSQDRPVHVRVGRYGPYIERQVGVTADGEPEYQRANLPESATPDEITLDMAEKLFATPQSGRELGVNPANGRAVVAKEGRYGPYVTELVRDDERTRAEARAEDVVAQERAAEDAQRAEEGKRKKNWDTKTAQAQKEKRIEALVEEQLKPATASLFQSMDPASVTLEEALQLLSLPREVGVDPADGEVITAQNGRYGPYLKKGTDSRSLSSEDQIFSVTLEEARRIYAEPKRRGRAAARPPLKMLGDNDVSGKPMSIKEGRFGAYVTDGETNASLQRGDTPETMTDARANELLSARRAREAEDGPKKATKKAAKRTAKKATKKTAKRTAKKTAKKAAKKS from the coding sequence GTGGCTGCAAACGGCAAGGCCAACGGCAAGACGCTTGTTATCGTCGAGTCCGCAACGAAGGCCAAGAAGATCCAGAAGTACCTGGGCGATGACTACATCGTTGAGGCCTCTGTGGGCCACATCCGCGATCTTCCCGGCCGTGCGGCGGACATCCCGGCCAAGTACAAGAATGAGCCGTGGGCGAAACTGGGCGTGAACCCGGAAGATGCGTTCACCCCTATCTACGTGGTCAGCCCGGACAAGAAGAAGAAGGTCGCGGACCTGAAGGCGAAGCTGAAGCAGTCGGACAAGCTGCTCCTGGCCACGGACCCGGACCGCGAGGGCGAGGCCATCGCTTGGCACCTGCTGGAAACGCTCAAGCCCACCGTGCCGGTGGAGCGCATGGTGTTCAACGAGATCACGGAGTCCGCGATCCGCGAAGCCGCGGAGAACACCCGCGAGCTGGACATGGACTTAGTGGATGCGCAGGAAACGCGCCGTATCCTAGACCGTCTCTACGGCTACGAGGTCTCCCCGGTGCTGTGGAAGAAGGTCATGCCGCGCCTGTCCGCCGGCCGCGTGCAGTCTGTGGCCACACGCGTGATCGTGGAGCGCGAGCGCGAGCGCATGGCGTTCATCGCCGCGGAGTACTGGGACCTCACCGCCACCGTGCGCCCGCAGGCGGGCGAGAAGACGGAGTTCGAAGCAAAACTCACCGCGCTCGACGGCACCCGGGTTGCGCAGGGGCGCGACTTCGATGACCGGGGTCGGGTGAAGGCTGGGGATGTTGTGATCGTCGATAAGCAGCGGGCCCAGGCGCTGGCCGCGGACCTGGACGGTGCGGATTTCGCGGTCACTTCGGTGGAGGAGAAGCCGTACACGCGCAGGCCGTACGCGCCGTTCATGACGTCGACGCTGCAGCAGGAGGCGGGGCGCAAGCTGCACTTCACGTCCGCGCGCACGATGCGCATCGCGCAGCGGTTGTACGAAAACGGCCACATTACGTACATGCGAACGGACTCGACGGCGCTGTCCAAGCAGGGCCTAGACGCAGCAAGATCTGCTGCAACGGAGCTGTACGGCGCGAACTACGTGTCCAAGTCCCCGCGCGTGTACGCCCGCAAAGTGAAGAACTCGCAAGAGGCGCACGAGGCGATTCGCCCGGCTGGCGAGCGTTTTGCCACCCCGGGCCAGCTGGCGGGGTCGCTGGATGCGGAGGAGTTCAAGCTCTACGAGCTGATCTGGCAGCGCACCGTGGCCAGCCAGATGGAGGACGCACGCGGAAACTCCACCAAGGTGACGCTCCAGGCAACCGCCAGCGGGCAAAACGGCAGCGAGACCGCAGAATTCGCCGCCACCGGCCGCACCATCACGTTCCCGGGCTGGCTGCGCGCCTACTCGGACACGCAGGATAAGGAGACGCACCTGCCGCAGGTGGCGGAGGGCGACGTGCTGGACGCCGCCAAGGTCACGGCGGACGGCCACACCACCAACCCGCCGGCGCGCTACACCGAGGCCAGCTTGGTGAAGAAGATGGAGGACCTGGGCATCGGCCGCCCGTCCACATACGCCAGCATCATCAAGACCATCCAGGACCGCGGCTACGTGGTCACTCGCGGCAACGCGCTCGTGCCCACGTGGGTGGCGTTTAGCGTGGTTGGCCTCATGGAGAACAACTTCGACGCGTTGGTGGACTATGACTTCACGTCTTCAATGGAGGACGAGTTGGATGAGATCGCCCACGGCAACGAGGACCGCACGCAGTGGCTCACCAGCTTCTACTTCGGCGACGCCGAGGCGAATGATTCCATGGCGGAGGCCGTGGCGCGCCGCGGCGGTCTGAAGCACCTCATCGAGGCGAATCTGGAGAACATTGACGCGCGCGAGGCGAACTCGCTCAAGCTTTTCGACGATTCTCAAGACCGCCCCGTCCACGTTCGCGTGGGCCGCTACGGTCCCTACATCGAGCGCCAGGTGGGCGTGACCGCAGATGGAGAGCCGGAGTACCAGCGCGCCAACCTGCCCGAATCCGCCACACCGGACGAAATCACCCTGGACATGGCGGAGAAGCTCTTTGCCACCCCGCAGTCCGGCCGAGAGCTAGGCGTGAACCCGGCAAACGGCCGCGCCGTGGTGGCCAAGGAGGGCAGGTACGGCCCCTACGTCACGGAGCTCGTGCGTGACGACGAAAGAACGCGCGCCGAGGCGCGCGCCGAAGACGTGGTTGCCCAAGAGCGCGCAGCCGAGGATGCGCAACGCGCCGAGGAAGGCAAGCGCAAGAAGAACTGGGACACCAAGACCGCTCAGGCGCAGAAGGAAAAGCGCATCGAAGCGCTAGTGGAGGAGCAGCTGAAGCCCGCCACCGCGTCCCTGTTCCAGTCGATGGACCCGGCGAGCGTGACGCTGGAGGAGGCGCTCCAGCTGCTCTCCCTGCCGCGCGAGGTTGGTGTGGACCCGGCGGACGGCGAAGTGATCACCGCCCAGAACGGCCGCTACGGCCCGTACCTGAAGAAGGGTACGGACTCTCGCTCCCTGTCCAGCGAGGACCAGATCTTCAGCGTGACGCTGGAGGAGGCCCGCCGCATCTACGCAGAGCCCAAACGCCGCGGCCGCGCCGCCGCCCGCCCTCCGCTGAAGATGCTTGGGGATAACGACGTTTCCGGCAAGCCCATGAGCATCAAGGAAGGCCGCTTCGGCGCTTACGTCACCGACGGCGAGACCAACGCGTCTTTGCAGCGCGGCGATACCCCGGAGACCATGACGGATGCCCGCGCCAACGAGCTGCTCTCCGCCCGCCGCGCCCGCGAAGCCGAGGATGGCCCGAAGAAGGCCACCAAGAAGGCTGCGAAGCGCACCGCGAAGAAGGCGACCAAGAAGACCGCGAAACGCACGGCGAAGAAGACGGCCAAGAAGGCCGCGAAGAAGAGCTAA
- a CDS encoding adenylate/guanylate cyclase domain-containing protein, producing the protein MERLWRGLRWLGGTSWPLYAATVLGTNVLGAVLIMLFVRYLIPMPEVAELSLNHLGLGTIGLVYVILAVVVGVVVTALLFRPVLEWQLRPDDHDPNMVRTLVLRLPVLQTVIVVGVWAIGIAIITIAAAQISGPLALAIGVSTSLACFVVAVLTYLQAERLVRPIAASALARRFEDSTLEPPIKHRLYMTWFTTSAVPMIGVLLLFDAQRRGFFTDTPGELLPAVFALTIAALVTGLVGTAFVIMSVVDPIKELQDAINRVRRGEANTQVDIYDGSEIGVLQAGFNEMMRGLNERQRVRDIFGRYVGTEVAAKALEEKPELGGEDRRVAVLFIDVIGSTTFAVHHTPEEVVEELNKFFEIVVEVVHRNKGVINKFQGDAALAVFGAPVSLHDASSHALQAARELNDDLAGLELQAGIGVAAGHVVAGHIGGSDRFEYTVIGDAVNAAARLTELAKDTPGKVLTNAATLRSANEVEQQRWTLMKSVELRGRNKMTQLARPVRSTMADRS; encoded by the coding sequence ATGGAACGACTCTGGCGCGGCTTGCGGTGGTTGGGGGGCACGTCGTGGCCCCTCTACGCAGCGACCGTGCTGGGCACCAACGTGCTGGGCGCGGTGCTGATCATGCTGTTCGTGCGCTACCTCATCCCCATGCCGGAGGTTGCGGAGCTCAGCCTGAACCACCTTGGCTTGGGCACCATCGGCCTTGTGTACGTGATCCTGGCTGTGGTTGTTGGGGTGGTGGTTACCGCACTGCTGTTCCGGCCGGTGCTGGAGTGGCAGCTGCGCCCGGATGATCATGACCCGAACATGGTGCGCACCCTGGTGCTCCGCCTGCCGGTGCTGCAGACGGTGATTGTGGTTGGGGTGTGGGCGATTGGCATCGCCATCATCACCATCGCGGCGGCGCAGATTTCGGGCCCGCTGGCCCTGGCCATTGGCGTGTCCACGTCGCTGGCGTGCTTCGTGGTGGCGGTGCTGACCTACCTGCAGGCGGAGCGCCTTGTGCGCCCCATCGCGGCATCCGCACTCGCGCGCCGCTTCGAGGATTCGACGCTGGAGCCGCCGATCAAGCACCGCCTGTACATGACGTGGTTCACCACCTCCGCGGTGCCGATGATCGGGGTGCTTCTGCTTTTTGACGCGCAGCGGCGCGGCTTCTTCACCGACACACCAGGCGAGCTCCTGCCCGCTGTCTTCGCGCTTACCATCGCGGCGCTGGTCACCGGCTTGGTGGGCACCGCGTTTGTGATCATGAGCGTGGTGGACCCGATCAAGGAGCTGCAGGACGCGATCAACCGGGTCCGCCGCGGCGAGGCGAACACGCAGGTGGATATTTACGACGGTTCCGAGATCGGCGTCCTCCAAGCCGGCTTCAACGAGATGATGCGCGGCTTGAACGAGCGCCAGCGCGTCCGCGACATCTTCGGCCGCTACGTGGGCACCGAGGTCGCCGCGAAGGCGCTGGAAGAAAAGCCGGAGCTGGGCGGCGAGGACCGCCGCGTCGCGGTGCTGTTCATCGATGTCATCGGCTCCACCACCTTCGCCGTCCACCACACGCCGGAAGAGGTCGTGGAGGAGCTGAACAAGTTCTTCGAGATTGTGGTCGAGGTGGTGCACCGCAACAAGGGCGTGATTAACAAGTTCCAGGGCGACGCCGCGCTCGCCGTCTTCGGGGCTCCCGTTTCGCTTCACGACGCTTCCTCGCACGCCCTCCAAGCCGCACGCGAGCTCAACGACGATCTCGCGGGCCTGGAATTGCAAGCTGGCATCGGCGTGGCTGCCGGCCATGTGGTGGCTGGCCACATCGGCGGTTCGGACCGCTTTGAATACACCGTGATCGGCGACGCTGTGAACGCCGCCGCGCGCCTGACGGAGCTGGCGAAGGACACCCCCGGCAAGGTGCTCACCAACGCCGCGACGCTGCGCAGCGCCAACGAGGTGGAGCAGCAGCGTTGGACTCTGATGAAGTCCGTGGAGCTGCGCGGCCGCAACAAGATGACGCAGCTTGCCCGCCCGGTGCGCTCCACCATGGCGGACCGCTCCTAG
- a CDS encoding DNA polymerase III subunit delta', which produces MTNRSVSERLADTPKVRDTILAAAAAARGLEGTDPRALAHSWLFTGPPGSGRSNAALAFAAALVCTDPAEIGCGRCKGCRDALAGQHTDLVHVVPKELTIAAKFVRQEIVAKAARLPTIASHRIVIIENADRLTEEAADALLKTVEEPPEGTVIVLCAPSTDPEDISQTLKSRCRHLYIPSPSEEEVVRILMEEEGASESNARLAAATSLRHLGRARKLVHSEAIQARRANSINLAELVFFGSQAFQAVATLVKATEKEAVEDHAEADAAEREKLERAFGVGAKGKGAAKATSGAATALKELEAQQKARGTRRKRDVFDLVLVDLAGIYRDALVIQSGAGASGAGASGAGAGTGGEGGSASTVAGPSGPTVPLTHPDFEGLARELADRVDQAGLVACQDAITQCRERLHQQVAPLVAFNGMVGHLRRACKVD; this is translated from the coding sequence GTGACTAACCGCAGCGTGAGCGAGCGTCTCGCCGACACCCCAAAGGTCCGCGACACCATCCTCGCCGCCGCTGCCGCCGCGCGTGGCCTCGAAGGCACCGATCCGCGCGCGCTTGCACACTCCTGGCTGTTCACCGGCCCGCCCGGTTCCGGCCGCTCCAACGCTGCGCTGGCCTTCGCCGCCGCGCTAGTGTGCACCGATCCGGCCGAGATCGGCTGCGGCCGCTGCAAGGGTTGCCGCGACGCGCTCGCGGGCCAGCACACCGATCTTGTGCACGTCGTGCCCAAGGAGCTGACCATCGCGGCGAAGTTCGTCCGCCAAGAAATCGTGGCTAAGGCTGCACGCTTGCCGACGATCGCTTCCCACCGCATTGTCATCATCGAAAACGCCGATCGCTTGACCGAGGAAGCCGCTGATGCGCTGCTGAAGACCGTGGAGGAGCCGCCGGAGGGCACCGTGATCGTGCTCTGTGCGCCGTCGACGGACCCGGAGGACATCTCCCAGACGTTGAAATCGCGCTGCCGGCACCTCTACATTCCCTCCCCGTCGGAGGAAGAGGTGGTGCGCATCCTCATGGAAGAAGAGGGGGCGTCCGAGTCCAACGCCCGGCTGGCGGCGGCTACGTCGTTGCGGCATTTGGGGCGTGCCCGGAAGCTGGTGCACTCCGAGGCCATCCAGGCGCGCCGGGCCAACAGCATCAACCTGGCGGAGCTGGTGTTCTTCGGCTCCCAGGCTTTCCAAGCCGTGGCGACGCTGGTGAAAGCGACGGAGAAGGAAGCTGTGGAGGATCACGCCGAGGCCGATGCCGCAGAGCGTGAGAAGCTCGAGCGCGCCTTCGGCGTCGGCGCCAAGGGCAAGGGTGCCGCCAAGGCGACGTCCGGCGCTGCGACCGCGTTGAAGGAACTCGAGGCGCAGCAGAAAGCGCGCGGCACCCGCCGCAAGCGCGACGTGTTCGACCTCGTCCTGGTGGACCTTGCAGGCATCTACCGCGATGCGTTGGTGATCCAGTCCGGCGCTGGGGCTAGTGGGGCTGGGGCTAGCGGGGCTGGGGCTGGGACTGGTGGCGAGGGTGGCTCCGCGAGCACAGTCGCAGGGCCGAGCGGCCCGACGGTGCCTTTGACCCATCCGGACTTCGAGGGCCTCGCCCGCGAGCTCGCCGATCGCGTTGATCAAGCCGGCCTGGTGGCCTGCCAGGATGCAATCACCCAATGCCGGGAGCGCCTCCACCAGCAGGTTGCCCCGCTGGTGGCGTTCAACGGCATGGTTGGCCACCTGCGCCGCGCCTGCAAGGTGGATTAG
- a CDS encoding IS481 family transposase — protein sequence MNSPNRNLAIVKAVRDQGEPVAKVAARFGISRQRVYQILYKYDAGGPEAIAPKTRAPHTHPQAVPKTLRNHIIDMRKELVKSGLDAGPDTIAFHLEQQGMRVPSTSTIRRILTDAGLVTPQPKKKPRSAYIRFEAAMPNECWQADITHLYLIDGTRIEVLDFLDDHSRYLLSITAKHAFTGTAVAAELERLITIYGPPASTLTDNGLVFTARLAGAKGGRNAFEKTLNHHRIQQKNGRPGHPQTQGKIERFHQTLKKWIAAKPPAETLPQLQRYLDEFADYYNTTRPHRALGRKTPEQAYTTGPKAEPNDNPKEEWRIRNDIVTPGGKVTVRYAGKLYQLGISRKYAGEPVLMVITDNHITTSLKETGEIITEHYIDTSRNYQKPYWKHGQPPLT from the coding sequence ATGAACAGCCCCAACCGCAACCTCGCCATCGTCAAAGCCGTGCGCGACCAAGGCGAACCCGTCGCTAAAGTCGCCGCACGATTCGGCATCTCCCGCCAGCGCGTCTACCAAATCCTGTACAAGTACGACGCTGGCGGGCCCGAGGCGATTGCGCCTAAAACCCGCGCCCCGCACACCCACCCACAAGCAGTGCCGAAAACGCTGCGCAACCACATCATCGACATGCGCAAAGAGCTGGTGAAATCCGGCCTAGACGCAGGCCCCGACACCATCGCCTTTCACCTCGAGCAGCAAGGAATGCGAGTGCCGTCCACATCCACGATCCGCCGCATCCTCACCGACGCCGGCCTCGTCACACCGCAACCGAAGAAGAAACCGCGCAGCGCCTACATCAGATTCGAAGCCGCCATGCCCAACGAATGCTGGCAAGCAGACATCACCCACCTCTACCTCATCGACGGCACCCGCATCGAAGTCCTCGACTTCCTCGACGACCACTCCCGCTACCTGCTATCCATCACCGCCAAACACGCCTTCACGGGCACCGCCGTCGCCGCCGAACTCGAGCGCCTCATCACCATCTACGGTCCACCAGCATCCACCCTCACCGACAACGGCCTCGTCTTCACCGCCCGCCTAGCCGGAGCCAAAGGAGGGCGCAACGCCTTCGAAAAAACCCTCAACCACCACCGCATACAGCAGAAAAACGGCCGCCCAGGACACCCCCAAACCCAAGGCAAAATCGAACGCTTCCACCAAACCCTCAAAAAATGGATAGCCGCCAAACCCCCAGCTGAAACCCTGCCCCAACTCCAGCGCTACCTCGATGAATTCGCCGACTACTACAACACCACCCGCCCCCACCGAGCACTCGGCAGAAAAACCCCCGAACAGGCCTACACCACCGGCCCGAAAGCCGAACCCAACGACAACCCCAAAGAAGAATGGCGAATCAGAAACGACATCGTCACCCCAGGCGGCAAAGTCACCGTCCGCTACGCCGGCAAACTCTACCAACTCGGCATCAGCCGCAAATACGCCGGCGAACCCGTCCTCATGGTCATCACCGACAACCACATCACCACATCACTGAAAGAAACCGGCGAGATCATCACCGAGCACTACATCGACACATCCCGCAACTACCAAAAACCATATTGGAAACACGGCCAACCACCCCTGACCTAA